A region from the Ammospiza caudacuta isolate bAmmCau1 chromosome 4, bAmmCau1.pri, whole genome shotgun sequence genome encodes:
- the LOC131557196 gene encoding homeobox protein HMX1-like has translation MVQLGGGRRAHPAPGAPPAFSIESILRRPARERGAARCALPEEQEEEEQEGEGPEEQEPSKDSSDSGSGPRRPRAEGTSRGLGPEGGQAGSPLPAEGIRGPRQPPPREAGGSGAENGRSPAAGGRKKTRTIFSKSQVFQLESTFDVKRYLSSSERAGLAAALHLTETQVKIWFQNRRNKLKRQMSSEAEGPGPAEPPGEPQPPSAASALSFPALYKDSALLSRCLLPLPFPLLCPGSAIPYLCLPGPGKHFSLVDGDV, from the exons ATGGTGCAGCTCGGGGGCGGCCGCCGAGCTCATCCGGCCCCGGGCGCGCCGCCGGCCTTCAGCATCGAGAGCATCCTGCGGCGCCCGGCCAGGGAGCGGGGCGCGGCCCGCTGCGCGCTGccggaggagcaggaggaggaggagcaggagggagaggggcCTGAGGAGCAAGAGCCCAGTAAAGACTCCAGCGACTCGG GCAGcgggccccgccggccccgggcAGAAGGGACGAGCCGCGGCCTCGGCCCCGAGGGCGGCCAAGCGGGGTCCCCGCTCCCCGCGGAGGGGATACGCGGTCCCCGGCAGCCGCCGCCGCGAGAGGCCGGGGGCTCCGGGGCGGAGAACGGCAGATcgccggcggcgggcggcagGAAGAAGACACGGACCATCTTCTCCAAGAGCCAGGTGTTCCAGCTGGAGTCCACCTTCGACGTGAAGCGCTACCTGAGCAGCTCCGAGCGGGCCGGGCTGGCCGCCGCGCTGCACCTCACCGAGACGCAGGTGAAGATCTGGTTCCAGAACCGCCGCAACAAGCTCAAGAGACAAATGTCATCCGAGGCCGAGGGCCCGGGGCCGGCCGAGCCCCCCGGGGAGCCGCAGCCCCCCAGTGCCGCCTCGGCTCTCTCCTTCCCGGCCCTCTACAAGGACAGCGCCCTGCTCAGCCGCTGCCTGCTGCCGCTGCCtttccccctgctctgcccggGCAGCGCCATCCCCTACCTCTGCCTGCCCGGGCCGGGCAAACACTTCAGCCTGGTGGACGGGGATGTATAG